In the Insulibacter thermoxylanivorax genome, one interval contains:
- the aroH gene encoding chorismate mutase: MAVRGIRGAITVPRNGEEEILQGTSELLHEIIAANQIQPEEVCSFLITVTHDLDAAFPARAVRQVPGWEMVPLMCSQEIPVPGSLPLCIRFLLQVNTDKTQSEMVHVYLNDAKKLRPDLTGADV, translated from the coding sequence ATGGCAGTACGAGGTATACGCGGGGCGATCACCGTGCCGCGTAACGGCGAAGAGGAGATCTTGCAGGGGACGAGCGAACTCTTGCACGAGATCATCGCAGCGAATCAGATTCAACCGGAAGAAGTGTGCAGCTTTTTGATTACGGTGACTCATGATTTGGACGCAGCTTTCCCTGCACGCGCCGTGCGTCAAGTTCCCGGGTGGGAGATGGTGCCGTTGATGTGTTCCCAGGAGATTCCTGTGCCCGGCAGCTTGCCTTTGTGCATCCGTTTCTTGCTGCAGGTCAACACCGATAAGACCCAAAGCGAGATGGTCCACGTCTATCTGAATGATGCGAAGAAACTCCGTCCCGATCTAACGGGAGCCGATGTTTGA
- the aroC gene encoding chorismate synthase — protein sequence MRYLTAGETHGPQLTAIIEGLPSNMKIDFDELNYQLHRRQLGYGRGRRMQIEKDTAKIVGGVRHGRTTGAPVAIVVENKDWENWSHVMNVEPVEGSEEELRRVHRPRPGHADLNGGLKYQLKDLRNVLERSSARETAVRVAVGAIARQFLAEFGIKIAGQVLRIGEIEAKRHDLPIDEIIRITEESPVRVVDKEAEAKMIEYIDKVKAEGDSIGGVVEVIVEGVPVGLGSHVQYDRKLDARIAMAVVSINAFKGVEFGIGFEAGKLPGSQVHDEILYSEEKGFHRKTNRLGGFEGGMTNGEPIIVRGVMKPIPTLLKPLASVDIDTKEPFKAQVERTDSCAVPAASVVMEHVVAWEVAKAFMEKFGGDSMEEIRANYNNYRKLLEMY from the coding sequence GTGAGATATTTGACTGCAGGAGAGACCCATGGTCCGCAATTAACAGCGATTATCGAAGGATTGCCAAGCAATATGAAGATTGATTTCGATGAATTAAACTATCAGCTGCATCGTCGCCAACTTGGCTATGGCCGGGGCAGACGCATGCAGATTGAGAAGGATACAGCGAAGATCGTCGGCGGTGTGAGGCACGGCCGGACGACGGGGGCTCCCGTAGCGATCGTGGTAGAGAATAAGGATTGGGAGAACTGGAGCCATGTGATGAATGTGGAGCCGGTGGAAGGGTCAGAGGAAGAACTGCGCCGCGTCCATCGTCCCCGTCCAGGCCATGCGGATCTGAACGGCGGGCTGAAGTATCAGCTGAAGGATCTGCGCAATGTGCTGGAGCGTTCCAGCGCCCGCGAGACGGCTGTAAGGGTGGCAGTCGGTGCGATCGCCCGGCAATTTCTGGCGGAGTTCGGCATCAAGATCGCCGGCCAGGTGCTGCGGATCGGCGAAATAGAAGCGAAACGCCATGATTTGCCGATCGATGAGATCATCCGCATCACTGAAGAATCCCCTGTGCGCGTGGTCGATAAGGAAGCCGAAGCGAAGATGATCGAGTACATCGATAAAGTCAAAGCAGAGGGCGATTCGATCGGCGGCGTTGTTGAGGTGATCGTCGAAGGCGTGCCCGTCGGTCTGGGCAGTCACGTGCAATATGACCGCAAGCTGGATGCCCGAATCGCGATGGCGGTCGTCTCTATCAACGCATTCAAGGGTGTTGAATTTGGCATCGGCTTCGAGGCAGGCAAGCTGCCTGGTTCGCAGGTGCATGATGAGATCCTCTATTCGGAAGAAAAAGGGTTCCACCGTAAGACAAACCGCCTTGGCGGCTTCGAGGGCGGTATGACGAACGGTGAACCGATCATTGTTCGCGGCGTGATGAAGCCGATTCCGACGCTGTTAAAACCCTTAGCAAGCGTTGATATCGACACGAAGGAGCCGTTCAAAGCACAGGTGGAACGCACGGACAGCTGCGCCGTACCCGCTGCAAGCGTGGTGATGGAACATGTCGTCGCTTGGGAAGTGGCCAAGGCGTTCATGGAGAAATTCGGCGGAGATTCGATGGAAGAGATTCGCGCGAATTACAACAACTATCGCAAGCTGTTGGAGATGTATTGA
- the aroB gene encoding 3-dehydroquinate synthase — protein sequence MKRLNVDLGDRSYPILIGEGILSRMPEFLAERGIKTVNKLLIVTDDTVAGYHLAPLQEILTQAGYSAAVHTVPAGEQSKTLEQFEEVITSALKAGLDRHSVIIALGGGVVGDLAGFAAASFMRGIRFVQVPTTILAHDSSVGGKVAVNHRFAKNIIGAFHQPELVLFDTALLKTLPQREIRAGLAEVIKEGLIWDADFVAWCEEHADALLALSPEETAYALYNGCHVKAQVVSQDEREQSLRAILNLGHTIGHALEAVAQYQQLLHGEAISIGMVGSAKLAVRLGYDPEIYTTTKRILQKFGLPVRIPHDYSTEQILQAMMHDKKFRDGKMVFVVPVAIGKTEIRDDIEASWIKEIIDELKQEA from the coding sequence ATGAAGCGTCTGAATGTTGATCTGGGGGATCGCTCCTACCCGATTCTGATCGGCGAGGGCATCCTCTCCCGGATGCCTGAATTCCTTGCGGAACGCGGGATCAAGACGGTGAACAAGCTGCTCATCGTCACCGATGACACGGTCGCAGGATACCACCTTGCACCGCTTCAGGAGATCCTGACACAGGCCGGTTACTCCGCTGCCGTTCATACCGTGCCGGCCGGTGAACAATCCAAGACGCTGGAGCAGTTTGAAGAAGTGATCACGAGTGCGCTGAAGGCAGGGCTCGACCGCCATTCCGTGATCATCGCCCTCGGCGGCGGCGTGGTCGGCGATCTGGCCGGGTTTGCCGCGGCCAGCTTTATGCGGGGGATTCGTTTCGTCCAAGTACCGACGACGATCCTTGCCCATGACAGCAGCGTGGGCGGCAAGGTGGCAGTTAATCATCGCTTTGCCAAGAATATCATCGGCGCGTTCCACCAGCCGGAGCTCGTGCTCTTCGATACAGCGCTGCTGAAGACGCTGCCGCAGCGGGAGATCCGCGCCGGGCTGGCGGAAGTGATCAAGGAAGGGCTGATCTGGGACGCTGATTTTGTCGCCTGGTGTGAGGAGCATGCTGATGCTCTGCTGGCGTTGTCCCCCGAGGAAACGGCGTATGCGCTGTATAACGGCTGTCATGTCAAAGCCCAGGTCGTCTCACAGGATGAACGGGAGCAAAGCCTGCGTGCGATCCTCAATCTCGGACATACGATCGGCCATGCCCTTGAAGCTGTAGCGCAATATCAACAACTGCTGCATGGCGAAGCGATCTCGATCGGCATGGTTGGTTCTGCGAAGCTTGCGGTACGTCTGGGGTACGATCCTGAGATCTATACGACGACGAAGCGCATCCTGCAGAAGTTCGGTCTGCCCGTTCGGATTCCGCATGATTATAGTACGGAGCAGATTCTGCAAGCGATGATGCACGATAAGAAGTTTAGGGACGGCAAGATGGTATTCGTCGTGCCTGTCGCGATCGGCAAGACAGAGATCCGCGATGATATCGAAGCTTCTTGGATCAAGGAGATCATCGATGAATTAAAACAGGAGGCGTAA
- a CDS encoding CheR family methyltransferase: MDQDFVVFIEKVKSLAAVDLSMYKEAQMKRRLTAFRNKKGYSTFIGLYRAMTKDQKLLEEFIDRMTINVSEFWRNCKRWESLRDQFLKEMIARSPHLKCWSAACSTGEEPYTLAMILHDLGALRTSSILATDLDEKVLDAAKRGVYHERSVREVPEYYLQRYLKRLETNEWEIADELRRAVKFKKHNLLADRFESGYDLIICRNVTIYFTDEAKAMLYHRFAEALKPGGILFVGSTEQIFSPGQYGFETADTFFYRRV, translated from the coding sequence ATGGATCAAGATTTCGTTGTTTTTATTGAGAAGGTTAAGTCTCTTGCTGCGGTCGACTTGTCCATGTACAAAGAAGCGCAGATGAAACGGCGATTGACAGCATTTCGCAACAAGAAAGGCTACTCAACCTTTATCGGATTGTATCGTGCGATGACCAAGGATCAGAAGTTGTTGGAAGAGTTTATCGATCGCATGACGATCAATGTTTCGGAATTCTGGCGCAATTGCAAGCGCTGGGAATCGCTGCGAGATCAGTTCCTTAAGGAGATGATCGCGCGCAGCCCGCACCTCAAATGCTGGAGCGCAGCATGCTCCACCGGCGAAGAGCCCTATACATTAGCGATGATCCTGCATGACCTGGGAGCGCTTCGTACTTCCAGCATCTTAGCTACGGACCTGGATGAGAAGGTGTTGGATGCGGCGAAGCGCGGCGTGTATCATGAACGATCTGTGCGCGAAGTGCCCGAGTATTATCTACAGCGTTATCTCAAGCGTCTGGAGACCAACGAATGGGAGATTGCAGATGAGCTGCGCCGCGCGGTCAAGTTTAAGAAGCATAACTTGCTGGCAGACCGCTTCGAGAGCGGGTATGATTTGATCATCTGCCGCAATGTGACGATCTATTTTACCGATGAGGCGAAGGCGATGTTATACCACCGTTTTGCTGAAGCGCTTAAGCCGGGGGGCATCCTCTTCGTCGGCAGTACGGAACAGATTTTCTCACCTGGACAGTATGGATTTGAGACGGCGGACACTTTTTTCTACAGGCGTGTATAG